Below is a window of Glandiceps talaboti chromosome 15, keGlaTala1.1, whole genome shotgun sequence DNA.
CATTCACCATAGACCAAGCCGAAAAAGTGTTTGTCATGTAACGTCACACGTCTTAGCAACAAATATGTTCAAGAGATCACTTTCCATTTTCTCATGGAAAACATTTGCTGCTCAGTCATTTCTTATTGCCTGTACTTGCAACTTTTGCCAAGAACGCAGCAAAACACTTTGACGAAGatctgtacatttatttcaagtttAGAAGCTGGATTTGACAAAAATGGACCAAAAGAGCACATATAAAACCCTCTTCCAGTGTccttcaatatttacaattttaacTAGCCAGCAGGTTTTTTAGACTTCATTTTATTTAGCAAATCTCTGTGCAAACAATCAATAAAATTGATGTGTTACTTTTGTGATATGTTGGTCACAGCTTAAATTAATGCTAGAAGTGCATtgaaaaaagtacatgtaatttaagctgaattgtacattgtatggacAGAATTAAAATGCTTCAAGATACCAACGGATACTTAGATAGTTTGTCCTGAGTATTTTCATCAGTGGATAAAGTGTAATTGGGctgatatataaataatattcaacttcaaataaaaattctttatcaaggaaTTCAAGGCATGACATAATAGGTTAACACCTGATTATATCTGAAAGTTATGgaatatagtatgtatgtatgtgtgagtgaatgtatgtgtgagtgtgtgtcgAGTGCATGTATGTGGGTATGTCTCGAGTGCAGGTTTGTGTGTGTCGTGTGCAGCTATTGGCCAAAAAGTCTACTGTACCATTATTGGTGGCTCAGAATTTCATCAGATGTCGTGAATATTTACCAATTAATTGCTGATATTGTGCCTCAAGAaaggtgatgctcagtttgaccctatCGAAGTACATAGGTTTCCCATGGTACTGCAGTTTCCTTCTTCAACACTATGATACTTGGCCACTGCACAGGTGATGATCACATATTTTCCAAAAGCGTATATTATTGTCATTAATGATTGCAGTTTCATCTCACTTTaaggatagataatgataagaACACATACCGGTATGTCCTAATCCACTCGATGTATGTGGCTCACATCTCATTTCAGTAGTTTGcataacacaaaaaataacacgGAAGAATATCTCTCAGTACAgtagatgtacacatgtattcaCTTTTGCAAAATCTTGTCCTTGATATAGTAAAAAAAAGATTGAAATGTCCTTTCGGTAAACATTCAGCTTGGATTGACAAACACAATACTAGAGTCCTGTATCTCTAATACCTAAACAATGATACCATATTGGACAAAACCATTATCCTAATACATTAGGTATTCATACTGTTATAGGTAACATTACCTTCCAATGGTGGCTATGCTAACTCTTGCTAGCCATATGTTAATTCAACAATGAGGGCAGTGTTCAATCACCAAGAGTTAAGAGACGACAGTGTTCACTAATCAATAGTATACAAGGATATTTCTCTACACTTTGCTTCTTTTAGAGTGGAATATTGTGCGTCAGACAAATTTTCCTGAATATAAAAGTTCTTAAATTCTCTCCAAATTTTGCTacatgaaagcttgttccttcttacaaaccagagctgttattttgTCCACCATACTGTGAACTGACGGTGCATCTTggacggtgccataaaagaggctgtggtttacgatgatggCTTGTTCCTGCTACTTGTGAAATGATAAAGAAATGTGGATTTCGAAGGGTAGCATTGTCTTGGAGCTACTCAGAGGGGAGGGTTGTCCTCTCTAGCTACTTAGAGGGGATGGTTGTCTTCTGGGGCTACTCAGAGGGGACGGTTGACTTCTGGGGCTATTCAGAGGGGACGGTTGTCTTCTGGAGCTACTCGGAGGGAATGGTTGTCTTCTGGAGCTACTCAGAAGGAACAGTTGTCCTCTGGGGCTAATCAGAGGGGACGGTTGTCTTCTGGAGCTACTCAGGGGACGGTTGTCTTCTGGGGCTACTCCAAGGGGACGGTTGTCTTCTGGTGCCACTCAGTGGTGACGGTTGTCTTCTGGAGGAATTCAGAGGGGACGGCTATCTTCTGGGGCTACTCAGAGGGGACGGTTGTCTTCTAGAGCTACTCAGAGGGGACGGTTATCTTCTGGGGTTACTCAGAGGGGACGGTTGTCTTCTGGAGCTATACTCAGAGGGGACGGTTGTCCTCTGGAGCTACTCAGAGGGGACGGTTGTCTTCTGGGGCTACTCAGAGGGGACGGTTATCTTCTGGGGCTACTCAGAGGGGAAGGCTGCCTTCTGGGGCTACTCAGAGGGTACAGTATGTTGTATAGGGAGACAACCAATGCATCTAAATACATCTATTAAAACACATGATCCCAAAAGTCTTGCTTTTATAGTTTTTTATTGCTTTCTGTTTGTCACTTACTACACAATAGCCTACAGAATCTGTAATCTTGAACAAATTGTGGTGTCAGTCAGTAAACATGACAGTTAAACATATGCTGTTCTAATTTGTTCCACTCACACTCTCGAACAAACAGAAAGTAAAACTCTATTCTACCAAAAGAAACACTAGTCCATATATGTTCAAACAGGGACTTAAACAATACATCCCTGGTTCAACTCTTGGATGCTATGAAAAAAGCAATGTTATATATTTGTCTATATTTTCTTAGATATGCAAATGTGTAATTTCTACTGAAAAATAATACTTCAATACATAGCATGAAAAATTATAGTTTTTAAAATCAgaagaaaatgaatatattgtaagacactTGTTCTTTTAGTACTTCACAATTATAATTCAAGTTGCTATAGTTCTatgttttttggtaaaaaaaatgttattagaTATAGTTCATGTCCTCCATTAGCTGCCTTGTTGTCTTCCTACTCATGCTATCCATTTGACGCACTCACAAATGTGGAAGAAATTGCGAAATGctgaaaatattgtcatttgcCACAGTGGCTCAAAATTCTCACATTACAGTCAAATtatcgttccacgagacactatACTGTATGTGTAAATGACTGGCCACTCCCCGAGTgtcaattttgatgaaataaatgaCTTACTTGAGGGAGGATTAACATTAAACACAACAGCAATGGAGGCGATTAAATGTAGTAATGATCAACAGGCACCCCTTCAGAACAGTAAATGTGAACTGGCAAGTTTACTAAAAAGATATAAATAACCTATCATCTGCTTACACTAAGCACAGACCTTCCACCAACATTGGTGGAGTCTATGCACTATGAGGAAGAGGACCATGATGTCTTCATACTATTCAAAATATAATACGACTACATTATAATTTTAAactctaaatatacataatacaatattaCTAAGTATCGTCATTTAGAAATACTAAAAGCTGGAACTCTACTGTTGGGTAGTGAACATCAACAATATACCATAGGATTGATGTCACAAACCATTTGACATCTACAATATGTATTACAGAATAGCCGCTATAGAAGGCTGTAGTGAACCTGGCAAGAATTCTCTTGGATCCACACAGCCTGCAACTCTGTAATAGGGAACTtccaaacccgccatgttgaatgttgcatcatgggaaatggggtgataaatgctaatcaattagtattgtaaacaataatgttgcattgtttgtaaccacagataatcaattcatatttgccctgaccattgtgggaggtttatttttatcagtagctccagattaggtattacaataaccacagataatcccatagtcctttgcatctgagcatgctcagtttggattgcaagttccctattcaaaTTTAGTATTCTTCATGGATACCTATATTATACATTGATCATGTCAATTTACCCACATGTGGCCATACATGAAAATGTTACTCGTgtataaaataaacatgaatgtCAACAGGTGATATGCTAATTTTACACAGACTTTTCCTCATGTCAGGCAGGTTGGCCAAAAAATACTAAATTTAATTACTGAGTTCGCAGACTGTGATGTAAACGAGCACTTGCCAGGTACATCCAGTCTCTACAGAGGCTAATATATACAGCATCACAAGCCATATGTGTGTACAACCAAGTCAGCTAGTACCTGATGGTTGACATGATCCCCAGTGAAGTTAGCTATAAACCATAATTTCAACACAAAGACTGGCTTTCAAGCTGTTTCATCATTGCAGTAGAAAagtataaacatatacaaacacattaACACATTACACAATTAACAGAAAAATGATGAGAGaaattattaatattgattatgAATTATGGAATGTTAGTTAGACTGTTATTTGGTCAGTGATGGAATGAACCATTTCCTAAATCATGcacataattttgtatttccATAATCCAAGCACTTGGCAAATTGGAATGCATGTAAGTTTGATAACATTACATCACTCATGGGTATCACAAAACTTACTTTCTTACTATATTAATATACAAGACAGGCACAGATCAGATGTAAGATGGACAAGATCAGTTTACAAGGTAAAGGTAGAATTCTATTTCAATGTACCTCTCATTATCTGTCTCCCCTTGAAATGGATGTCTTGAAACTGATGTAACCTTGACAAAGTGATATTTAATGGCGTGACTGTTGAATTTGTTGATCACACATCAGAATTCCTGACTGCTACAGTCTTATCATTTTTACTATAGCCTAGCTAGTCTACAACACACCAATCACTAATAACATTGGTTCTTAGGCTATTGCTGTCTTTTGTATTGTAAGAAGTCATACACATCGTCATTAGCAAATTTATCTTGTAGAGTCACACAATAAATATTTGGGCAAAGGTTAATTCATAATGACAATATGTGATATTGTGTCACTTGATTTTGATCATGTGACTTAATTTCAGATTCAAGAACTCAACTTTAACCTTACCAATAAATGCACAATTATTTACTGAGGGGTGGGGGTATATATCATAACAGCCATGTGGTAAACTATGGTATTAATTGATATATTctgatattttatcaaataattcaaatcttcaatttccaaactagataatccccaccaaatatcaaggcattttcatttttaatttgtgtatacaaacacagagacagacacaacacagacacagagacatacaCAACACAGACACTTCCTATAGCACTACCACACTGAGATTCAGTAGCGCTAAAAGCTAGAAtgtaaaacacacaaataacCAACCAAATATGTCAACAGTAGTACTACATCATTCtataactaaatatatataaatatgatgtGATAAACTCTAACATTTTGAAACACATGTCAATGATTACAAACATCTAAAGATAATATAACCACTGTATCCATGCAGTCTTTTATAGACATAAAAACCTTCCTCAAATTGAGTTTTAGCATTCTGAATAATATTACAATGGAAAACAAGCTATCAGCTAACTAAGATAGCAGTGTCTTGGGTTAAGTATAGCTATCAAAATCACACCGTTATGAAGACAGTGCAAACACTGACTACATATGTGGTGGCAACTTAGGGAAAACTCGTTATATGAGacgccaccctactgtgagtttgtgtctatctgtttgctgatagcttgctttccacagtagtaactatgtgataatatatataaagaGGATTTGCTCAGTGACTAGTTTTTTGGTCGGTTTACACaaatttctatcaatatctctggaaaaattgatattattgtataattaagtatacacacacactaccaCAAAACATTTGTAAGTTGTAGTAAATGTTGTATCGTCCTCTGAAAGAGTAACAGCGGTAGCAAAACTATTTCTAGCCTTCCCTTAACCTAGTTGAAGTGGAGTGTTTAATGTAACAAACTCTTCACTGCattcacaacattcaatgtTGTCTATTTTAATCACCTGTCCCATAGGAACTAATGGACCTTTTTAACAAGTATCCACCAAACAGATTATGATATGGTACAATACATATCTTGTAtccataaaataatttttattctTGTTTCACCTGTCCCATAGGAACTATCGGACCTTTTGAACAAGGATTCACGAAATAGATCATATGGTACAATTATCTTGTATCCATAAAATAAATCTTTTCATTAAAAATCCCACAGGGATTCATTGTCCAAGATAACGAAAATATTACCTTATATTTTGGACTTGTCGTTGTTGTGTACACTTACTACCTTTGCACCAGTTATCTGGAAATGCTTCTGATCAGAacattgttttatcagtggtggattACTGAAACTGGTTTTGAACGTGCCTAAACGTCTTGaccttatcacactatcaaattGTCCTACATTGATTCAAACACAACTGTAGATGTAGATTCATGcgatgcttttatcagtttatttGTCAGTGAAAGTTAGAAATATTGTATATGGcaatatgactaactttcacagacataaacaaactgataaacaAATGGTGTGATAACACACGAGACACCCAATGttataatgtatcaatatatgtcTGCTTGATATAGTGTGATAACGAGATGACTTTTCAGCACCTACAGAGCCAGTTTTAATTGTCTTCTACTGATAAAATGACGTTCGGATCAACAGCATTTCTAGTGCAAGggttgtatatgtacatacagatAAAAAAACGCCATTGTATTGATCGAGTCTTTAAAAGTTAACCTTGTAATTAAGTAAAACTGGTAAAATGAATGGTCTGCAAACTTACCCATCAGTTCAAATTTAGATGAACTAGTATGCTAGAAATATTTTGCACATACAACTCAAACTTAAATTTCTCTTTGACACAATTATGACAAGTACATAGCCTCTAGTCACTGAGCAAGGTCTCCACGGTGGTGCTTCTTCTGTGTGCAAACAAGACCATTATTTTAGGAGTATTGTTGGTGTACACTGGCACTGTCCCTCTATCACATACATATAGAAGGACAGTGGTTGTGGGTATGATTGGCAGCAGGATGACACATCTCACAAAGATCAACTCGCTGTGGGATGTGTTGTGAGTCGGATACAACCCTTGCACTAGTTATCTAGAAATGCTGTTGATCAGAACATTGTTTTTATCAGTAGTAGTCAGTTAAAACTGGCTCTGAAGGTGCTGAAAAGTcatctccttatcacactatatCAAGCAGACATATATTGATGCAAAATAACAATAGGTGTCTTTGATGTAAATTCACcatgttcttatcagtttgtttatgtccaTGAAAGTTAGCCATATTTGCCATATACACCATgtctaactttcacagacataagcAAATTGATAAAAGCATGGCGTGCAAATCAGTGGCACCTGCTATTGTTTTAgtatcaatgtgtgtgtgtttgatagtgtgataaggagaagactttacagcaccttcaaagccagttttaataATCCAACTCTGATAACACAACATTCTGATAAACAGCATTTCTAGACAACTAGTGTAAGGGTTGTATTTTGCCCAAAATTCACTATTAGCAAGTCATTGTGAATTTGAGAGGCATGTTATGAGGTTTGGGGGACATCTATTGAAAACACTATATGAGAGAAATGTTGGGAGAGATTTTGTCCAATTGGCAAATTCAGGATACAAGACTATAGCTGTTCCCAAAGGATGTCTATACATCACATCATTCAATgcaatatgtacatgaaatacaaaCCCACCAAATACAGAATATTAATTTGAATCGGAAACCTTCTTATAGTCCTAAACTCAGGTAGTTATTCCTGACAAGGGCAAATTtttatgatgttatttgaccaaaacacactgccatttggctgttgctatgggcatggtcattgttgctagggtcaaaacattttacagaaaatctgcagaataacacttctagtaacatctcaccaagttttagtctcattgacaaagtactttctgagatttaagtttttgaccaaaattcacatttttacacttaatttgcatatcactcatgagaTTATTATATGCTTGATATTTCTTCATGTATACACAcacccagatgcatccccatcaaatttcagttcaatctgctctgtagttttggaattaaagactttGACCGAAAAGACAAATTAAACCACCTTATGATAATATGCATATCAGTCATTTCCCCATTTATAGCCAAACAAATCTCTTCTTATGTCAACAGTGCTTCAACTGAAGGTAGAGCATAGACCAtacacatgtagggtctatggttagagCCAGGAGTTGATTGAGGACGTTTAAAAATATATGTCAAAACAACAATATGTAAGCTGtgattacattgtgtacatagGCAACATTTGTGGTTCATTAATTAGCCCCACCAAACCCAGATAACAGCTTGCTATGGCCATAGAAGTGTTATACTTCCAAGCTAGGGCATAACACAGGTTGTTCCCTAGTGCACTGattatgtcatgtatgtaaCCTGCCTGTGCCCCAATTCTACTGGACATGCAATTCTCTCACTGAATGCTGCCTtccatacacatgtatatgtatacaccaACAATACTCAgggtctcatttgcatacagaagAAGCAGTCACCTTGGTTACGGAATTTGTCAAATGACATTTCCATAATCATATTGCCACAAGAACAGATCTTCTTGTGGCTCGTTTTCAAAATGATCCACAAAATAGCTGAGAGACAGATCAGCATCAGGTAGATCATTTTGAAGATTCTCACCAACCATACAGTCATCAGCTGAATTGATACCAGCTGGACTAGGTTGGTCCATTCGTAGCATCAAATAATCTACATCTACTAAATCATGACGTAGCTCATTAATTGGTACAACTTGATCCTCCTGTGAAGGTGAGAGAGCCCTTAGACTTTCACTGTAGACGTACGCAGGCCCTAATTCTGACTCTCTAGCAATTTTTTCAGTTACGTCATCTTTATCCATTGAGAGGTTATTCTCAACAGATGAAGTTTGATGAGGTAACTCATCACTGTCTAAACATATGGTAATCTCATCTGATCTTTGCAGATCATCACGCCTACCAATCCCATCACCATGGCTACCAACCCCAACCTCATCACCATGCCTACCAACCCCATCCCTTGGGCTATACACACACTCATCAATTCTCACTCTACTCCCTCCCTCCTCTTCATATGCTGTGTTTTTCTCAGCTACTTCTTTTCTTAAATCTTCAACATTTCTTCCTGATTCAGCAGACCCACTTTCTATCTTCAAATCAAGGATCTCCATGTCTTGACTGAAGACACTAGAAGTCTCAGTTGCTGTATCAGGGTTGTCTCTCAATTCTTCGCTGACATCATCTTCCTCCATAACTTCAGGGACCACTTGATCTGCATCGGCCTCTGCGAGTCCGACATGCACTTTCACTGCATCACCTGTAGTGTCCATCATGCTACACCAATGAAAGAGAGAAATGGATAATAAAAGCCAGTTTCTCAGAATGTGGACCTAAAATTTCAAACATACTTATGTAAGTTCAACTCATTGAATTAGAACAAACAGCTGTATTTAGATTAACATATTCTTTAAATTCACAtcttttcatttacattttcaaacatCTAgacatttgtgtatttttacatgtatatatcaaagTCAAAAAGTCACCTTTAGTGAtgattatagaaatgattgcaTAATTCcttttattttaccatattttaCGTTACCATGTACAACACTTGCATCctttttcaataatttatttacaaatttgcAACAATTTGCAATTTGCAATAACAACTGCTGTTTGAGGTTGTTTATTCTTTTGTTATTATGTCTGCCTTGTTTTAAACTGTAGCTGTCTTTGATCTTTTAGTATAGAATTGTATTTATATCATGTGTCCTTTGTGTTAATTTATAACTATATAATTGTTCTATTATACGGTCACATGCattatgttgtgttgtactATACTACATTGCACAATTGCAGTTCTGATTGCACTTATGACTTCATATACAAAGCTTACACCAACAAGCTATTTACAATGGTTAGTCACACTGCCACCACACAGACATGCCACAAGAATATTAATTTCACTCTATATGTTGTAACTCTAGAAATGACattaatacagtactgtactacactttgTTGTATTGATTGTACTGCATGcctagtataatgtaatgtattgtattgttgtgtCATGTCACGtcataggacagtacaatatagttactttggaacggtaaattggaaacgaatgcgaccTTTCGATCTGTCTACTACTGACCTTGATCATGCATTCgttttccaatttaccattccaatgtaactatattgtactatccaattgattcttggaaccatgaataATATATTCTCCAGtctcatgtcatgtcatgtcgcATTGTATTACCGGTAAGTCAATAAACCAATTACAACAGGATGAGGCAATGACACCAATTTACCAT
It encodes the following:
- the LOC144446739 gene encoding uncharacterized protein LOC144446739, translated to MSSRMVTTSTTSRLSQRDSTGQVNGDDAGQIMNITDADKESTSDVLPEYKTDNELPLQSSVADVTMATCVSSNGTAQNRSMMDTTGDAVKVHVGLAEADADQVVPEVMEEDDVSEELRDNPDTATETSSVFSQDMEILDLKIESGSAESGRNVEDLRKEVAEKNTAYEEEGGSRVRIDECVYSPRDGVGRHGDEVGVGSHGDGIGRRDDLQRSDEITICLDSDELPHQTSSVENNLSMDKDDVTEKIARESELGPAYVYSESLRALSPSQEDQVVPINELRHDLVDVDYLMLRMDQPSPAGINSADDCMVGENLQNDLPDADLSLSYFVDHFENEPQEDLFLWQYDYGNVI